One Chryseobacterium indoltheticum DNA segment encodes these proteins:
- the rpsA gene encoding 30S ribosomal protein S1: MSKETNSAEVLLNQNVAPEQFDWDSFESGLDADARKEKSDLEEIYNGSLSSLNDNDVITGKVVRLTDKEAIVDIDFKSEGVISLNEFRYNPGLKVGDDVEVMVDRREDKTGQLQLSHRKARTLKAWDRVNELHETGEIVNGFVKSRTKGGMIVDVHGIEAFLPGSQIDVKPIKDYDQFVGKTMEFKVVKINPEFKNVVVSHKALIEADIEGQKKEIIAQLEKGQVLEGTVKNITSYGVFIDLGGVDGLIHITDLSWSRVNHPSEILEDGQTVKVVILDFDDEKTRIQLGMKQLEAHPWDALSADMKVGDKVKGKVVVLADYGAFVEIAPGVEGLIHVSEMSWSTHLRSAGDFVKVGDEVEAEVLTLDREDRKISLGMKQLSKDPWENIETKYPVGSQHVGTVRNFTNFGVFVELEEGIDGLIYISDLSWTKKIKHPSEFCAVGDKLDVVVLELDIQARRLSLGHKQLQENPWDKFETKYAEGTVHAGKAVEVHDKGASVQFEDAEVEAFCPSRLLEKEDGSKIKKGEDAQFKVIEFNKEFKRVVVSHTGIFRDEEKKNVKESSNRNVSSSSNNEERSTLGDIDALAELKKKMEGGK; the protein is encoded by the coding sequence ATGTCAAAAGAGACAAATTCAGCAGAGGTTTTATTAAACCAAAACGTAGCACCGGAACAATTTGATTGGGATTCTTTCGAATCTGGTCTTGATGCAGATGCTAGAAAAGAAAAAAGTGATCTTGAAGAAATCTATAACGGATCTCTTAGCAGCTTAAACGATAACGACGTTATCACTGGTAAAGTTGTAAGATTAACTGACAAAGAAGCTATCGTAGACATCGATTTCAAATCTGAAGGTGTTATTTCTCTTAACGAATTCCGTTACAACCCAGGCCTAAAAGTAGGTGATGATGTGGAAGTAATGGTTGACAGAAGAGAAGACAAAACAGGACAGTTACAGTTATCTCACAGAAAAGCTAGAACGCTTAAAGCTTGGGATAGAGTAAACGAACTTCACGAAACTGGAGAAATCGTTAACGGTTTTGTTAAGTCTAGAACTAAAGGTGGTATGATCGTTGACGTTCACGGTATCGAAGCATTCTTACCAGGTTCTCAAATCGACGTTAAGCCAATCAAAGATTACGATCAGTTTGTAGGTAAAACTATGGAGTTCAAAGTTGTGAAAATCAACCCAGAGTTCAAAAACGTAGTAGTATCTCACAAAGCATTGATCGAAGCAGATATCGAAGGTCAGAAAAAAGAAATCATCGCTCAGCTTGAAAAAGGTCAGGTTCTTGAAGGTACTGTTAAGAATATTACTTCTTACGGTGTATTCATTGATCTTGGAGGTGTTGATGGTCTTATCCACATTACAGACCTTTCTTGGTCTAGAGTTAACCATCCATCAGAAATCTTGGAAGACGGTCAAACTGTAAAAGTGGTTATCCTTGATTTTGATGACGAGAAAACAAGAATCCAGTTAGGTATGAAGCAATTAGAAGCTCATCCTTGGGATGCTCTTTCTGCTGACATGAAAGTTGGTGATAAAGTAAAAGGAAAAGTAGTAGTTCTTGCTGACTATGGTGCATTCGTAGAAATCGCTCCAGGTGTAGAAGGATTAATTCACGTTTCTGAAATGTCTTGGTCTACTCATTTGAGAAGCGCAGGAGATTTCGTAAAAGTAGGTGACGAAGTGGAAGCTGAAGTACTTACTCTTGATAGAGAAGACAGAAAAATCTCTTTAGGTATGAAACAATTATCTAAAGATCCATGGGAAAATATCGAAACTAAGTATCCAGTAGGTTCTCAACATGTTGGAACTGTAAGAAACTTTACAAACTTCGGTGTATTTGTAGAATTGGAAGAAGGTATTGATGGATTAATCTATATCTCTGATCTTTCTTGGACTAAGAAAATCAAGCACCCATCTGAGTTCTGTGCAGTTGGTGATAAATTAGATGTTGTAGTTCTAGAATTAGACATCCAGGCTAGAAGATTATCTCTAGGTCACAAACAACTTCAGGAAAACCCTTGGGATAAATTTGAAACTAAATATGCTGAAGGAACTGTACACGCTGGTAAAGCTGTAGAAGTACACGATAAAGGTGCTTCTGTACAATTCGAAGATGCTGAAGTTGAAGCTTTCTGCCCATCAAGATTATTAGAGAAGGAAGACGGATCTAAAATCAAGAAAGGTGAAGATGCTCAGTTTAAAGTAATCGAATTCAACAAAGAATTCAAGAGAGTAGTAGTTTCTCACACAGGTATCTTCAGAGACGAAGAGAAAAAGAATGTGAAAGAATCTTCTAACAGAAATGTATCTTCTTCTTCAAACAACGAAGAAAGATCAACTCTTGGAGACATCGATGCTTTAGCAGAATTGAAAAAGAAAATGGAAGGAGGTAAATAA
- a CDS encoding T9SS-dependent M36 family metallopeptidase — MKKVILPLVIAVFAAIPSISFAQSNEVLIKNYISQNKLREYKKSDLNQFVIDNVDSSKSLSSDVVKIQQTYNGLPVYGTVATVLVKNNTVTYFNDNFIKDYKSTGSATASLSKKAALDKIAADLGKNEISDLPLLDFFQQGQNKHVAAKQRLVYSSDEKGNLKLAYEFLVHEPKTSNHWNYVIDANSGEVISKLNLNLSCNFHEDAYSHESQAVALPQNKEYYPDNNNSLLLSADNASYNVFALPVEAPTFAARSLITNPWILTSSPEGWHSNGVTHYTITRGNNAYAYDDKDDDEATFGSSPDGGATRNFNFPYDPNTKAINNLSAATTNLFYISNMMHDVFYKFGFTEAARNFQSNNFGNGGLDDDEVFAQSQDGGGYNNANFASYPDNYNPVMQMYLWIGSNRVLFYNAPTDATSRVVNGGVAQFGQPLDDMGITGDVKLASVIDGCTALPAGELAGKIGLIERGGVSTCTFASKVKNAQNAGATGVIIYNNVANGSTLGNMGGTDATVTIPSILITNSEGEYIKAKLAANTPVNVDLRLDAKYDGSFDNGIVSHEYGHGISNRLTGTGYNCLNSGSSKEQMGEGWSDFFALMLTNKPGDNASVARGIGTYASGQGITGSGIRPAKYSPDFAVNDYTYTDTNGMEYNNGQGIVPDVHSIGFVWATMLWDLNWEYVAKYGYASNVTSSTTSGSARVLQLVTDALKLQACNPTFVDGRNAILQAEMATTGGADKCMIWRTFAKRGLGVNASAGSKTSINDQTQDFTVPAECVLSTSETSAVKNVGVSIYPNPAKNEFYINFPSSTLGKVDVEIYDMSGKLISTENKISPEAKKAISTSKLINGTYLVKVKGLGIDTTSKVIINK, encoded by the coding sequence ATGAAAAAAGTAATTCTACCTCTTGTTATTGCAGTTTTCGCAGCAATACCATCAATATCATTTGCTCAGTCGAATGAAGTGCTGATTAAAAACTATATTTCTCAAAATAAATTAAGGGAATATAAAAAATCAGATCTTAATCAATTTGTAATTGATAATGTTGATTCATCAAAATCATTAAGTAGTGATGTAGTAAAAATTCAGCAGACCTATAATGGGCTTCCTGTATATGGTACAGTGGCTACAGTTTTAGTTAAGAATAACACTGTGACTTACTTTAATGATAACTTTATTAAGGATTATAAAAGTACCGGTTCGGCGACTGCCTCTTTAAGTAAAAAAGCAGCACTAGATAAAATTGCTGCTGATCTTGGTAAAAATGAAATCTCAGATCTGCCACTTTTAGATTTCTTTCAACAAGGACAAAACAAACATGTCGCAGCAAAACAGAGATTGGTTTATAGTTCTGATGAAAAAGGAAATCTAAAATTAGCTTACGAATTTTTGGTTCATGAGCCAAAAACTTCCAACCACTGGAACTACGTTATTGATGCCAATTCAGGAGAGGTAATCAGTAAATTGAATCTTAATTTATCGTGTAATTTTCACGAAGATGCATATTCTCACGAGTCGCAGGCGGTAGCTTTACCTCAAAATAAAGAATATTATCCTGATAATAATAACAGTTTATTATTGTCTGCAGATAATGCCTCATATAATGTTTTTGCTTTACCTGTTGAAGCACCAACATTCGCAGCGAGAAGTTTAATAACCAACCCTTGGATTCTTACTTCATCTCCTGAAGGATGGCATTCTAACGGGGTTACACATTATACAATCACAAGAGGAAATAATGCGTATGCTTATGATGACAAGGACGATGATGAGGCCACTTTTGGAAGCTCTCCCGATGGCGGTGCTACGAGGAATTTTAATTTCCCGTATGATCCCAATACAAAAGCAATTAATAATTTATCAGCTGCTACAACCAACTTATTTTATATAAGTAATATGATGCATGATGTATTCTATAAATTCGGATTTACAGAAGCAGCAAGAAATTTCCAAAGTAACAATTTTGGTAACGGAGGATTAGATGATGACGAAGTTTTTGCACAATCTCAAGACGGAGGTGGTTATAACAATGCCAACTTCGCATCTTATCCGGATAATTATAATCCGGTAATGCAGATGTATCTTTGGATAGGCTCAAACCGTGTGTTATTTTATAATGCTCCGACAGATGCTACTTCAAGAGTCGTAAACGGTGGTGTTGCACAGTTTGGTCAGCCATTAGATGATATGGGAATTACAGGAGACGTAAAATTGGCAAGTGTAATTGACGGATGTACAGCATTACCTGCCGGAGAATTAGCGGGTAAAATAGGATTGATAGAAAGAGGCGGTGTTTCAACATGTACCTTCGCATCAAAAGTGAAAAATGCTCAAAATGCAGGAGCTACAGGAGTTATTATTTACAATAATGTTGCTAATGGTTCTACACTGGGTAATATGGGTGGTACAGATGCTACAGTTACAATTCCTTCTATTTTGATTACCAATTCGGAAGGAGAATACATCAAAGCCAAATTAGCCGCAAACACACCTGTGAATGTTGATTTGAGATTAGATGCAAAATATGACGGAAGTTTTGATAACGGCATCGTTTCTCATGAGTACGGACATGGTATTTCTAATAGATTAACAGGAACTGGTTACAATTGTTTGAATTCAGGATCTAGTAAAGAGCAAATGGGTGAAGGTTGGTCAGACTTTTTTGCTTTAATGTTAACCAACAAGCCGGGAGATAATGCTTCTGTTGCAAGAGGAATAGGAACGTATGCTTCAGGCCAGGGAATTACGGGAAGCGGAATCAGACCTGCAAAATACTCTCCGGACTTCGCAGTTAATGATTATACGTATACAGATACCAACGGTATGGAGTATAATAACGGTCAAGGTATTGTTCCGGATGTACATTCAATAGGGTTTGTTTGGGCAACAATGCTTTGGGATTTAAACTGGGAATATGTTGCTAAATATGGATATGCTTCAAATGTCACCTCAAGTACTACGAGCGGAAGCGCAAGAGTTTTGCAATTGGTAACAGATGCGTTGAAGTTGCAAGCTTGTAACCCAACATTCGTTGATGGAAGAAATGCAATTTTACAGGCAGAAATGGCTACTACAGGCGGTGCAGACAAATGTATGATTTGGAGAACTTTTGCTAAAAGAGGTTTAGGAGTAAATGCTTCTGCAGGAAGTAAGACAAGTATCAATGATCAAACGCAAGACTTTACTGTTCCTGCTGAATGTGTGCTTTCTACTTCAGAAACAAGTGCAGTGAAAAATGTTGGGGTGTCAATTTATCCAAATCCTGCGAAAAATGAGTTTTATATCAATTTCCCAAGCAGTACTTTAGGAAAAGTAGATGTCGAGATTTACGATATGTCAGGAAAATTGATTTCTACAGAAAATAAGATTTCTCCGGAAGCTAAAAAAGCAATTTCTACAAGCAAATTGATCAACGGAACTTACCTTGTAAAAGTAAAAGGTTTAGGGATCGATACTACTTCAAAAGTTATTATCAATAAATAA
- a CDS encoding T9SS-dependent M36 family metallopeptidase, which produces MMICIFITKIKVRSVQFLLAFLILFPYSVFSQQQKRLINNYILATQAKDFKKSDLRDFEIDNIDTSESLEGEIVKIQQKFKGYLVYNALGTAIIKNDKIVYFSDSFVKNYNISTSEIATINKEKALVNIAVTLGKEEIKNFQILSNSSAESGHKNVVRQRLMFVEVKNNLRLAYEFSFQEPYSTNYWNILIDANSGEIISKDNLNLSCNFHSDAYSGGSMISDIAESSNLQKKSFLKLADNASYNVFPLPIEAPTFGNRSIVSNPWILASSPEGWHSTGATNYTITRGNNVYAYEDTANKDQPGFSPDGGVNRNFDFPFSINGAPSFNQNAAITNLFYINNKVHDIFYQFGFTESARNFQQNNFGKGGAGNDYVVAESQDGKSLNNANFTTPSDGKNPLMQMYLWSTINRYVFYNAPVAAIPRIPKASAAQFGSQLNGTGVTGDVNLASVIDGCSALPAGSLAGKIGLLERGGASGCTFALKVKNAQNAGAIAAIIYNNPTAANFPSSMGGTDATITIPSVLITNDEGEYIKTQINNSLTVNITLKSDPSTAITPDGSFDNGIITHEYGHGISNRLTGNGYTCLLKSASKEQMGEGWSDFFALMLTNKPGDNANVARSVGTYASGQSTTEAGLRSAKYSPDFSINNYTYGKTNGMEIEEDGEIVPDVHSIGFIWASMLWDLHWQYAAKYGYSSDVLANKNSGSAKVLQLVTDALKLQTCNPTFIDGRNAILNAEMLTTKGEDRCMIWKTFAKRGLGLNALAGNKMNISDQKEDFSIPKDCTEGNSNIAIDKSLISIYPNPAKDEFFIYLKDFTIGNLHLQIYDMSGKLIVSENRSSQDSRISVSTKDFENGVYVVKLQGIGVDMSSRIIVKK; this is translated from the coding sequence ATGATGATTTGTATTTTTATTACTAAAATAAAGGTTAGAAGTGTACAATTTCTATTGGCTTTTTTAATCTTATTTCCATATTCTGTATTTTCTCAGCAACAAAAGAGACTGATAAATAATTATATTCTTGCCACACAAGCTAAAGATTTTAAAAAATCAGATTTAAGAGATTTTGAAATTGATAATATAGATACATCCGAATCTTTAGAAGGAGAAATCGTAAAAATTCAACAAAAATTCAAAGGCTATCTGGTTTACAATGCTTTAGGGACAGCAATCATTAAAAACGATAAAATTGTATATTTTTCAGATTCTTTTGTGAAAAATTACAACATTTCAACCTCAGAAATTGCAACAATTAATAAAGAAAAAGCACTTGTAAATATTGCTGTAACTTTAGGAAAAGAAGAAATCAAAAACTTTCAAATTCTTAGTAATTCGTCTGCAGAATCGGGTCATAAAAATGTTGTAAGACAAAGATTAATGTTTGTTGAGGTGAAAAATAATTTAAGACTTGCCTACGAATTTTCTTTTCAAGAACCATATTCTACAAACTATTGGAATATCCTGATAGATGCCAATTCAGGTGAAATTATCTCAAAAGACAACCTTAATCTATCATGTAATTTTCATTCAGATGCGTATTCCGGAGGATCTATGATTTCAGATATTGCTGAATCGTCAAATCTTCAAAAAAAATCTTTCTTAAAACTTGCTGATAATGCGAGTTATAATGTTTTTCCATTACCTATCGAGGCGCCTACTTTTGGAAACCGATCGATTGTATCAAATCCGTGGATTTTAGCTTCTTCACCAGAAGGATGGCATTCTACAGGAGCAACAAATTATACAATAACAAGAGGAAATAATGTCTACGCTTATGAGGATACAGCAAACAAAGACCAACCGGGATTTTCTCCTGACGGAGGTGTAAATAGGAATTTTGATTTCCCCTTTTCTATAAATGGCGCGCCTTCATTTAATCAAAATGCTGCAATCACCAATTTATTTTATATTAATAACAAGGTACATGATATTTTTTATCAATTTGGATTTACAGAATCAGCAAGGAATTTTCAACAGAATAATTTCGGTAAAGGAGGAGCCGGAAACGATTATGTTGTAGCAGAATCTCAGGATGGAAAATCTTTAAATAATGCCAATTTTACAACACCTTCCGACGGAAAAAATCCTTTGATGCAAATGTATCTTTGGTCGACAATCAATAGATATGTTTTTTATAATGCACCTGTAGCGGCAATTCCTAGGATTCCGAAGGCAAGCGCAGCCCAATTCGGATCCCAACTCAATGGAACAGGTGTGACAGGTGACGTAAACTTAGCTTCTGTAATTGATGGATGTTCGGCATTACCTGCAGGATCGTTAGCCGGAAAAATCGGATTGCTTGAAAGAGGAGGAGCTTCGGGCTGCACATTTGCTTTAAAAGTAAAAAATGCTCAGAACGCGGGCGCAATTGCTGCAATTATTTATAATAATCCTACTGCTGCTAACTTTCCATCTTCAATGGGCGGAACAGATGCTACAATTACAATACCTTCAGTTTTGATAACCAATGATGAAGGCGAATATATTAAAACTCAAATAAATAATTCATTAACGGTCAATATTACTTTGAAAAGCGATCCGTCAACTGCAATTACACCAGACGGAAGTTTCGACAATGGTATTATCACTCATGAATACGGACATGGAATTTCAAACAGACTTACTGGAAACGGTTACACTTGTCTTCTAAAATCCGCAAGCAAAGAACAAATGGGCGAAGGTTGGTCAGATTTTTTTGCATTAATGCTTACTAACAAACCTGGAGATAATGCGAATGTTGCAAGAAGTGTTGGGACTTATGCGAGTGGACAATCTACAACAGAAGCCGGATTAAGATCTGCAAAATACTCTCCTGATTTTTCTATTAATAATTATACTTACGGAAAAACAAACGGGATGGAAATCGAGGAAGATGGTGAAATAGTTCCCGATGTACACAGCATCGGATTTATTTGGGCATCAATGCTTTGGGATCTTCATTGGCAATATGCTGCGAAATATGGCTATTCTTCTGATGTCTTAGCCAATAAAAATAGCGGAAGCGCAAAAGTTTTACAGCTTGTAACAGATGCACTAAAATTGCAGACTTGTAATCCTACATTTATTGATGGGCGAAATGCGATATTAAATGCCGAAATGTTGACCACCAAAGGAGAAGACCGATGTATGATATGGAAAACCTTTGCAAAAAGAGGTTTAGGTTTGAATGCTTTGGCCGGAAATAAAATGAATATTAGCGATCAAAAAGAAGATTTTTCAATTCCTAAAGACTGTACCGAAGGGAATTCAAATATTGCAATAGATAAAAGTTTAATATCGATTTATCCTAACCCGGCGAAAGATGAATTTTTTATTTATTTAAAAGATTTTACCATCGGAAATCTTCATCTGCAGATTTACGATATGTCAGGAAAATTGATCGTCTCAGAAAACAGATCATCACAGGATTCAAGAATTTCAGTTTCTACAAAAGATTTTGAAAATGGAGTATATGTCGTAAAGCTACAGGGAATCGGAGTTGACATGAGCTCAAGGATTATTGTGAAAAAATAA
- a CDS encoding EamA family transporter, whose protein sequence is MKKKNILKGVLFVGFGASIYGMLATFVKMSYKDGFTTSEVTTAQFALGLIGLLILNFIHTITSKKKLSSPSRKEVRMLILAGTSLGCTSLFYYIAVQYIAVSIAIVLLMQSVWFSVVVESFITKKFPNAKKVVATVIVLLGTVLATNLINLEVKLDWHGIFWGLLAAASFTMTMFTSNTLATHLPVLRKSIIMLTGGSVIILVFLFFAQIGPLYSESLRSFYLNFTENTEHIRPFDYSIFWTYGFILALFGTIIPPILFNLGFPNTGLGLGSIISSLELPVSVTMAFVLLGEKVILIQWIGIVLILMAIVLMNLPSKKEKILSEQLS, encoded by the coding sequence ATGAAGAAGAAAAATATTTTAAAAGGAGTATTATTTGTTGGTTTTGGAGCGAGTATATACGGAATGCTTGCTACATTTGTAAAAATGTCTTACAAAGATGGTTTTACAACTTCTGAGGTAACGACCGCTCAGTTTGCGTTGGGTTTAATAGGTCTTTTAATCCTGAATTTTATTCATACCATTACTTCAAAAAAGAAATTATCATCACCCAGTCGCAAAGAAGTCAGAATGTTGATTTTGGCGGGTACTTCTTTAGGTTGCACCAGCTTGTTTTATTATATAGCAGTACAATATATTGCCGTTTCTATTGCAATTGTATTGTTGATGCAGTCGGTTTGGTTCAGTGTTGTCGTCGAAAGTTTTATTACTAAAAAGTTTCCCAATGCTAAAAAAGTTGTCGCAACGGTAATTGTTTTGTTAGGAACAGTGTTAGCAACAAATCTGATCAATTTAGAAGTAAAACTAGATTGGCACGGCATCTTTTGGGGACTATTGGCGGCGGCTTCTTTTACGATGACGATGTTTACATCCAATACTTTGGCAACACATTTACCCGTACTCAGAAAAAGTATCATCATGTTAACGGGTGGTTCTGTAATTATTTTGGTATTTCTGTTTTTTGCGCAGATTGGCCCGCTGTATTCTGAAAGTTTAAGATCTTTTTATTTAAATTTTACTGAAAATACAGAGCATATAAGACCATTCGATTACTCGATTTTCTGGACGTACGGATTTATTTTAGCTTTATTCGGAACCATTATTCCGCCTATTTTATTCAATTTAGGCTTTCCAAATACAGGTTTAGGATTGGGAAGTATTATTTCGTCTTTGGAGCTTCCGGTATCGGTGACGATGGCATTTGTCTTGTTGGGTGAAAAGGTTATTCTTATTCAGTGGATTGGGATTGTCTTAATTTTAATGGCAATTGTTTTGATGAATTTACCTTCAAAAAAAGAGAAGATTCTCAGCGAACAGCTCTCTTAA
- a CDS encoding alpha/beta fold hydrolase has protein sequence MTNFKNIVAIISFSITSSFAFAQVKPLNATLTNYQYPFEVHFKDLKSQNQTLKMAYMDVKPKKSNGKTIMLLHGKNFNGAYWEKTAKDLSDKGFRVIIPDQIGFGKSSKPQSYQFSFAQLASNTKAILDELKIDKLIVLGHSMGGMVATRFTLMYPENVEKLILENPIGLEDYKTFAKYQTVDEAYQSELKNTAESYKNYQLKFYYDNKWKAEYQPWLDLIAGWTLHKDYPQVAWNAALTSDIIFNQPVVYEFKNIKTPTLLIIGTRDRTAIGKDRAPKEIQPTMGQYQELGKKTQAQIAGSKLVELENVGHLPHIEVYDKFWNALYDFIK, from the coding sequence ATGACCAATTTTAAAAATATTGTCGCTATCATTTCTTTTAGCATCACTTCAAGTTTTGCTTTTGCGCAAGTCAAGCCTTTAAATGCAACGCTTACCAATTATCAATATCCTTTTGAAGTTCATTTTAAAGATTTAAAATCACAAAATCAAACGTTGAAAATGGCATATATGGATGTAAAGCCCAAAAAGTCAAACGGGAAAACTATTATGTTGCTTCATGGTAAAAATTTTAACGGTGCATATTGGGAAAAAACAGCAAAAGATCTTTCTGATAAAGGTTTCAGAGTAATTATTCCTGATCAGATTGGTTTTGGTAAATCTTCAAAGCCTCAAAGCTACCAATTTTCTTTTGCTCAATTGGCGAGCAATACGAAAGCCATTTTAGATGAACTGAAAATTGATAAATTGATCGTTCTCGGACATTCAATGGGCGGAATGGTTGCTACAAGATTTACTTTAATGTATCCCGAAAATGTTGAAAAACTAATTCTCGAAAACCCAATCGGATTAGAAGATTATAAAACTTTTGCAAAATATCAAACGGTTGACGAAGCGTATCAATCTGAATTAAAAAATACAGCCGAAAGCTACAAAAATTATCAGCTTAAATTCTATTACGACAACAAATGGAAAGCAGAATATCAACCTTGGCTCGATCTCATCGCTGGTTGGACGTTGCATAAAGATTATCCACAAGTTGCCTGGAATGCTGCTTTAACTAGTGATATTATCTTCAATCAGCCGGTTGTTTATGAGTTTAAAAATATAAAAACACCCACATTATTAATTATCGGAACAAGAGACAGAACAGCAATTGGAAAAGACCGTGCGCCAAAAGAAATTCAGCCAACAATGGGGCAGTATCAGGAATTAGGAAAGAAAACGCAAGCGCAAATTGCAGGATCAAAACTGGTCGAACTAGAAAATGTAGGCCACCTTCCTCACATCGAAGTCTACGACAAATTCTGGAATGCTTTGTATGATTTTATAAAGTAG
- the rplS gene encoding 50S ribosomal protein L19, whose product MDLLKYVQDKYITKKEFPEFKAGDTITVYYEIKEGQKTRTQFFKGTVIQLRGTGSTKTFTIRKMSGDVGVERVFPINMPALQKIEVDRRGKVRRSRIYYFRDLRGKKARIKDAAYKKK is encoded by the coding sequence ATGGATTTATTAAAGTACGTACAAGACAAGTACATTACAAAAAAAGAATTCCCTGAATTCAAAGCTGGTGATACAATCACTGTGTATTACGAGATTAAAGAAGGTCAAAAAACGAGAACTCAGTTCTTCAAAGGAACTGTAATCCAATTGAGAGGAACAGGTTCTACAAAGACTTTTACAATCAGAAAAATGAGTGGTGATGTAGGTGTAGAGAGAGTTTTCCCTATCAACATGCCTGCTCTTCAAAAAATCGAAGTTGACAGAAGAGGTAAAGTTAGAAGATCTAGAATTTACTACTTCAGAGACCTTAGAGGTAAAAAAGCGAGAATTAAAGACGCTGCTTACAAGAAGAAATAA
- a CDS encoding CoA transferase subunit A has product MIDKRVKNATEAIEGIKDGMTLMLGGFGLCGIPENSINALVESDVKELTCISNNAGVDDFGLGLLLQKKQIKKMISSYVGENAEFERQMLSGELDVELTPQGTLAEKCRAAQAGIPAFYTPAGFGTEVAEGKEVKDFKGKPHILEHAYEADYSIVKAWKGDHAGNLIFKGSARNFNHPMAGAGKITIAEVEELVAPGELDPNQIHIPGIMIQRIFQGENFEKRIEQRTVRKKD; this is encoded by the coding sequence ATGATAGATAAAAGAGTAAAAAATGCTACAGAAGCGATAGAAGGAATCAAAGACGGAATGACATTAATGTTGGGCGGATTCGGTCTGTGCGGAATTCCTGAAAACTCAATCAATGCTTTAGTAGAAAGTGATGTAAAAGAGCTTACGTGTATTTCAAACAACGCCGGAGTTGATGATTTCGGACTTGGATTATTGTTGCAGAAAAAGCAAATCAAAAAAATGATTTCTTCTTACGTTGGAGAAAATGCAGAATTCGAAAGACAGATGCTTTCAGGCGAATTAGATGTCGAGCTGACTCCACAAGGAACTTTAGCCGAAAAATGCAGAGCTGCACAAGCCGGAATTCCTGCATTCTATACACCTGCAGGTTTCGGAACCGAAGTTGCAGAAGGTAAAGAAGTAAAAGATTTCAAAGGAAAACCACATATTTTGGAGCATGCTTACGAAGCAGACTATTCAATCGTAAAAGCTTGGAAAGGTGATCACGCAGGAAATTTAATTTTCAAAGGATCAGCAAGAAATTTCAATCATCCAATGGCTGGAGCGGGGAAAATTACCATTGCTGAAGTTGAAGAATTGGTAGCACCGGGCGAATTAGATCCTAATCAAATACACATTCCGGGAATTATGATTCAGAGAATTTTCCAGGGTGAAAATTTTGAGAAAAGAATAGAACAAAGAACTGTAAGAAAAAAAGATTAA